The Spirosoma oryzicola region TGCTGGAAATAATACTACTATTGAATATATACCTATAACTGTAAACTTGGAAAAGTTTGAAGGTAAGAAGAGATTCGATCCTTCGAAGAAGGAGTTTAAAATATTCTATGGCGGTTCTTTCTTTTTAGGTAAAGACGGCATAGAATATTTGATTGAAGCATTCAATATAGTTCAAGCTAAATATCAAAATATTAAATTAGTCTTATCTGGTAAGTCAATAGTTAAAAACGAGTACAACAAGATACAAAAATTAATAGACAGTAATTCTAAGATCATAAACAAAGGATATTTGACTCATGAGCAGTATTATAAAGAATTAAATAGTGCTGATATATTTTGTATGCCAAGAAATAATTCTAAGTTATCTCATGCAGGTTTTCCTTTTAAGCTCGGTGAGTATTTGGCATCTGGAAGGGCAGTAGTAGCTACCCGAGTGGGAGATGTTACAAATTATTTAGTAGACAAGGAGAATTCATTACTTGTTGAACCAGAGTCAGCTGAACAGATAGCAGATGCAATTTTGCACTTATTAGAAAATCCCATATTAATTTCTGAGCTAGGTGATAAAGCAAAGGAATTGGCTAAAAACAACTTCAGTTCTAGAATATTAAGCAAAAAGTTGTACAGTTTTTTAGTTAATATTTGATATATATGAGATTTAGAAAAGTTTTTTATTTTGTTTTGTCTTTAATAAAAGGCACTAGTTATTATGCTAGAAAAGTAGGCGTTAAGGTAGGCCATGATTGTAGATTGTATATTAGAAGATTTGGATCTGAACCCTTTTTAATTGAGATTGGTAATAATGTGACTATCACGAAAGGAGTTACTTTTATCACTCATGATGGTTCTACATGCTTAGTTAAAGATTTAAAAGGTCGAAGATATTTATACAAAAAAATTATTATAGGTAATAACGTTTTTATAGGAATGAATACCTTATTGTTGCCTGGTGTGAGAATAGGTAATAACGTTGTTATAGGTGCAGGAAGTGTTGTCTCCAAATCTATTCCAGACAATACCATTGTGGGAGGAAGTCCAGCTAAGTTTATTACAACCTTTGATTCATATAAGGAAAAAGTTCTTACTTCATGTGTTTCAGATATTGATATCGATTATACGCTTTCTTATGAAGATAGAGTATTAAAATTGTTGGATAATAATTTTAAAAAAAGTTTAATTTCCAAATGAAAGTTTTCATTATATGCACTCAACTTGAAGCAGGCGGTGCACAAAGAGCATCAATTAAATTGTCTCAGCAATTTAGAAACAAAGGTATTTCTTGTGAAAATTTATTTTTGTATAAAAAGCGGGATAGCTTTAAAGGTATTGAACATATTTCTGTAGTTCAAAATAGATTAATCACATCTCCATTAGACTATATATTTATTTCTTATAAGCTTATTAGAAAATTTAAGCGCGACAAGCCTGATGTGGTAATTACCTTCACCCATTATGCAAATATTTTAGGACTTTTGTGCGCATATTTGGCTGGAGTAAAAACTAGAATAGCATCGCACCGTAATCCTAGTTGGGGAGATATGTCAAAACTTTGGTTACAGATAGATGAATTTTGTGCGAAGAGGAGAATATATACTCAAATAACGGCGGTTTCAAAGTCAACAAAAAGTTCTTTTGAATTCTACCCTACACATATTTATGAGCGCATCACAGTAATAAACAATGGTATAGAGGCATTAACATTAAATATTGGAAAAAGAGAAGCTAGACAACAATTAGGTTTACCTATTGATAGTAAGATAATTGGTACTATCGGTAGATTGAGTTATCAAAAAAACCATAAAACATTAATTGAAGCAATGGCAAAAGTAGACACAGGCATTCTTGTCATTGCGGGTGAAGGAGAATTGAGACTGGAAACTTCATTGTTGATTGATAAGCTGGGATTGAATGATAAAGTCATATTACTAGGAGAGATCAGACATGATTATATACCTCTTTTTCTAAAAGCGATTGATTTATTTGTGATGCCATCTTTATTTGAAGGATTAAGTAATGCTTTGATTGAAGCAATGTCTATGGGAGTTCCAGTCCTCACAAGCGACATAGATTCACAGAAGGACGTTGTCATATCTGATGATGGTACCTTAAATGGTATATTGCTGCCCGCTGAAGATGCAGATATGTGGGGCATACAAATAAAGAGCATACTCACCGATAATGACAAATTGTCTTACCTATCGCATCGTTCGTTAGTTCGAGCCTCGGATTTCACTGTTGAGAAAATGTCTAGTGAGTTTTTAAAAGTAATCAATAACTAGTTTAACTTATGGTAAGTAATCCTTGGGCTACTATAATTGGTAAAGTTAAGAATTTTGAAATTGTCAAAGGAATTACATCCTTTGTAAACCCTTATTCAATGCTTGTTTTAAAAAACAATCCAACTATTGCTACAAATATAGATCATTGGCATGTTGACGGTATATCTCTAGTGAAAACTGTTAATAAACACGAATCGAAAAAAATCAACAGGTTCAGCTTCGACGATACGTCTCTTGCTCCTATTGTGTTTAACTTTATTAAAGAGCGTAAGCTAACTTTAGCTATTGTTGGATCTACTCAAGTAAATATAATAGCAGCTGTTGCAATTATAGAAAAAAAATATTCCATTAAGGTAAATTATTTTAGTAGTGGATACTTTGATGATTTAACACAAAGGCAAGAAGTGTTAAATCATATACATAAAAATAATTTTGATTTTGTAATATGTGGTATGGGGACTCCTCATCAAGAGAAGTTCTTGATTGATCTAAAAATGATGGGATGGTCAGGATATGGCTTTACTTGTGGAGGTTATTTGCATCAAATTGCGAAAAAAGAAAACTATTATCCTAAATTATTTGATTCATTAAACATAAGATGGGTTTTTAGAATTATCGATGAACCTAAACTAATTAAACGTTATTTTTATTTATATCCCAAGTTCTTTATTGAATATAGATTAAGACATTTATTGTAAGTAACAAATCAACATTTGTGATGTTCAATATCATTTGGCTATGTTTATTGTCGTAATCTAAAACGAGGTGATATATTACAACGTGCTGTTCAGCAACGTCTGGTCTTCCAACAATTTCATGGTTGATGGTTTGAAGAGCTGTTCCATGGCGGGCAGGTCGTTGGGGCGGTGCATGTCGCTGCCGATAAAGTCAACCCAGTGTTGTTGCAGTAAAAACCTGGCTTGCTTTTCGACCTGGGAGCCGTAGCGGCCGCACAGCGACATCCAGTTCAGTTGAAACAGGCAGCCGGTTTCCCGTATTTTCGCCAGCGCGTTGCGGTCGGCATGGTAGTACTTGTAGCGTTCGGGATGCGCCAGCACGGGAATGTAGCCGTGCGTCTGTATTCGAAACAGAATATCGGGCAGTCGGAGGGGGGCCGACGCCCAGCCGGTTTCAACCAGCAGATACCGTTTTTCGCCGAAGCTCAGCAAATCGTCCTGTTCGAGAAACGACAGGAAAAAATCGTCCAGTAGATACTCGGCGGCTACGTCGATGGTCAGCGGCAACTGGTGTTCAGCAATGAGTTCCTGTACGGCTACCAGCCCCTGCCGAATGTCGGCGGTGCTGTTGGGGTACCAGTCGCGGCTGATGTGGGGCGTGGTGATTACCTTCTGAATACCCCAGTCGGCCAGCTGTTTCAGGCAGGTCAGCGTTTCATCAAGATCAGCAACGCCATCGTCGATGCCGGGCAACATGTGTGAGTGCATGTCAACGCGCCAGTAACAAGCGTCTGCTGTGGGAGCGTGGGCGTCACGAGTCGGAATAAACCGTTGCCAAAAACCTTTAGTAAGCATCTGCTGCAAAGATACGAAGTTAACTGTTATAATGGTTGGTCTATGATTGCATACCCCGGATCGGATGTATAACGACAAACCCGTGCCGTATACTCTTCGTCAACGGGTTCGAAGTTTGATCAATGCCATCGTTTCACCGTTTTTAGATAGTTTTGGCGAAAAATTCACCTATGCGCCTTCAACCTGTCGTTCTTGTCCGGTGTCTGCTCGGTTTGCTGAGTCTGATGACGGCGGATGCGCTGGCCCAGCAAGTGTGTGCTGACCGGTTAACGTTTACTCCCGTCAACGTACCCAATCAGATCAATTGGAGCAGCTTTCCCGACTTTACCCTACCATTTCCGGTTATATACGGCGGTCCGCGTTTTGCCGATTCGCAGGCGAGTCCGTTGCGGCACGGCTTCAGCCACCTGGTTACGGCCAGGGACAACGAAGTGGGGTCACTGGTTACGGCCCGACAACGTGCCAACGTATACTATGGTTTCGCAACCGATATTAACCAGCCGTGGGAAACATTGTTTAGTCCGTGGAACAACGACCTGAACGCATACCGGGCCAAGTGGGACCGCTATCTGTCCAGTCTGGCGAGTGGGCAGAAGAACGCGGCAGGGCAATACATCATTCCGTTCAGTCGGTTTGCGCTTGATATTGAACGCATCCTGCCCAGCGACACGCGGATTCTGGCGCTCAAGCAAAACGCGGCCATTCCCGACACCTACCGGCAATTGTCGGACGCGGCTTTTGTAACGGCTTATAAAACGGCCATGCGGAATCTCTACGCGGAAGGCATCACCTACGTCCGGCAGCATACGGATCTGACCAATACGTCGGTGACCAGCTACGCCGATACGCCCATTCTGAACACGTATCTCAATGTTATCGGCAACACCTGGACCGACTGGACAACGAATTTGAGTCGGGTAAATTACCTCGTGAAAGAGTCGGAAAACAGCGGGGTAGGCGGGCCGTACTACAACCAGCTGGATGCCCTGTCGCCATCGGCCTATTACTACTACGACTACCCGAATCCACTGGCGCGGGATTATTTGCCGTACCTATTATTTCAGGTGGAAGTAAACCGGGCCTGGAGCAACAAACCCGTGGTGCCCTGGGTGTGGATGCGGTATCACGACAGTTCGAGCAGTTACCCAAATTTCATTCAGCCGTTCATGGCCGAAGCAACGGCGATTTTTCCGTTCTTTTCGGGCGCATCGGGGCTTTGGCTGTGGGAAAATCCGTCGTTCGAGCAAACCCGCACGGATACCTACGCGGCTTACGAACACTTCACGCATGGTTTGTACCGGCTGTCGCGCTTCGCCGATATGTTTCAGGGAGCCTATGAGCTGGTGATCGAAACGCCCGCCCGCGATCTGATGGACAAGCAACTACCCGTTTGGCGGGGCGTGGTGAAAGACAACAAGATCCTGATTGCGGCTCATAACTCGTACGCAACCAGCGACGACCAGAAAACGAGCCTGGTTGTGCGGTACAAATCGTGGCAGCGGACCATTGAGCTGACGGGCCGGGAAGTGTACCTGTGTCAGTTCGACATGAGCGCGGTAACGGCTAACGAGCCTATTTTCGCGTCGGTCAGCGTCTCGCCGAACCCTGCCAGCACGGAGCTGACGGTAACTTTCCCCCAGCTACCAAACACCCCGACCGAACTAGAGTTACTAACGATACAAGGTCAGACGGTGGCGAAAAAGACGGTTGCCACCAGTCGGGAAGTGATCGCAACCGCTCACCTGCCCGCTGGCCTGTACGTACTCAACATAAAAAACGAACGTGGAAGCTATACCCAGCGGGTTTTGTTGACCCGGTAGGCTTACTTCTACCTTGCCATCATGCCCAATCAGCTTATCAACGAAACGAGTCCTTACCTGCTTCAGCACGCCCACAATCCGGTCAACTGGTACCCGTGGAATGAGGAAGCGCTCCGCCGGGCCATTGACGAAGACAAACCGATCCTGGTGAGTATCGGGTACTCCGCCTGCCACTGGTGTCACGTCATGGAGCGGGAATCCTTCGAAAAGGAAGAGGTGGCTCGGGTGATGAACGACAACTTTATCTGCATCAAAGTGGACCGGGAAGAGCGCCCGGATGTAGATGCGATCTACATGGATGCCGTGCAGGCGATGGGCGTTCAGGGCGGCTGGCCGCTGAACGTTTTCTTAATGCCGGATGCCAAACCGTTCTACGGGCTTACGTACCTGCCCCAACGCAACTGGATCAATCTGCTGGTCAGCATCCGGGATGCGTACGCCGAGCACCGGGGCGACCTCGAACAATCGGCGGAGGGTTTTGCGCGGGAGCTGAACCTGACCGACGTGGACCGCTACGGACTGACGCAGGGCGACCCGCTGTTTTCGCCCGAAACGCTGGATGTCTTTTACCGAAAAGTAGCCGTAAAAGCCGACGACGAAAAAGGCGGGATGCGTCGCGCACCGAAGTTTCCGATGCCGAGTGTCTGGCGGTTTCTGTTGCGCTACTACGATACTACGGTCGCTACGGGCGCGGGTAACGACGCGGCTTTGCACCAGGTCCGAATCACCCTCGACCGGATGGCCCTCGGCGGCATCTACGATCAGCTCGGCGGTGGTTTTGCCCGCTACTCGACCGATGCGGACTGGCTTGCGCCCCACTTCGAAAAAATGCTTTACGACAACGGGCAACTGCTGACCTTATACGCCGAAGCTTACAGCCTTACCAAAAGTCCGCTGTACCGACACGTTGTCTACCAGACGATTGGCTTTGCGCAACGCGAACTGCTCAGTCCGGAGGGTGGCTTTTATTCCGCGCTCGATGCCGACAGTGAAGGCGTAGAAGGCAAGTTTTATACGTTTACCACCCCGGAGCTGCGTAGCATTCTGGGTGATGACTACGGCTGGTTTGCGGAACTGTACAACCTGACCGAAGAAGGCAACTGGGATCTGGGACACGGTCAACCGAGTACGAACATTTTGCACCGCACTGAGTCCGACGAGTCGTTTATCGAACGCATGGGCTGGACAATGGCCGATCTGAACGTGCGGCTGGATGCGACCCATACGCGGCTGTTGCGCGTGCGCGACCAACGCATTCGACCGGGCCTGGACGACAAGATTCTGTGCTCCTGGAACGGGTTGATGCTCAAAGGGCTGGCAACGGCTTACCGCGTGTTTGGCGAACTGGAGTTCCTGACGCTGGCCCTGCGGCTGGCGTATTTCCTGCTGAAAAACATGCGCGATAGTCGCAACGGTCGTTTGTGGCACACCTACAAGAACGGTCGTGCCCGGCAGGCGGGTTTCCTGGAAGATTATGCCGCCGTGATCGACGGACTAGTGGCGCTTTATCAGGCTACGTTTACCGAAAACTGGCTGTCGGAGGCTGACCAGCTAACGAAATACGTGCTGACCAATTTCACCGACCCGGACCCGGCATCCGACGACCTCCTTTTCTTTACGGACAAAAATGGCGAAGAACTGATTGCCCGGCGGAAAGAACTGATCGACAATGTGATTCCGTCGTCGAATTCGATCATGGCCGAAAATCTATACACGTTGAGTTTGCTGCTGGACCGTCCCGAATACGCCGAGCGAGCCGACCGGATGGTAGGGCGGGTGCAGTCGTTGATTCAGCAAAATGCCGATTACCTGACCAATTGGGCGGCCTTGTTTGCCCTGCGTGTCCGGCCAACGGCGGAGATTGCCATCGTCGGAC contains the following coding sequences:
- a CDS encoding glycosyltransferase family 4 protein gives rise to the protein MINKINILVQNVSLVQGMAGTMRVRNLLDPLIGNDKIIVSNLALTHTYEKDLIGKNGIADGINYLYIGYKNPLNIFSVIKFYVDGFLYIRSMKKDNCKNIIYNYGYPDIKNILLIIYAKYLKYKIVFDIVEDNRYATSFSSFLGWLRMKTSIYLLRKVNYLGDGIIVISSHLQKLLVGIAGNNTTIEYIPITVNLEKFEGKKRFDPSKKEFKIFYGGSFFLGKDGIEYLIEAFNIVQAKYQNIKLVLSGKSIVKNEYNKIQKLIDSNSKIINKGYLTHEQYYKELNSADIFCMPRNNSKLSHAGFPFKLGEYLASGRAVVATRVGDVTNYLVDKENSLLVEPESAEQIADAILHLLENPILISELGDKAKELAKNNFSSRILSKKLYSFLVNI
- a CDS encoding acyltransferase, with product MRFRKVFYFVLSLIKGTSYYARKVGVKVGHDCRLYIRRFGSEPFLIEIGNNVTITKGVTFITHDGSTCLVKDLKGRRYLYKKIIIGNNVFIGMNTLLLPGVRIGNNVVIGAGSVVSKSIPDNTIVGGSPAKFITTFDSYKEKVLTSCVSDIDIDYTLSYEDRVLKLLDNNFKKSLISK
- a CDS encoding glycosyltransferase family 4 protein — translated: MKVFIICTQLEAGGAQRASIKLSQQFRNKGISCENLFLYKKRDSFKGIEHISVVQNRLITSPLDYIFISYKLIRKFKRDKPDVVITFTHYANILGLLCAYLAGVKTRIASHRNPSWGDMSKLWLQIDEFCAKRRIYTQITAVSKSTKSSFEFYPTHIYERITVINNGIEALTLNIGKREARQQLGLPIDSKIIGTIGRLSYQKNHKTLIEAMAKVDTGILVIAGEGELRLETSLLIDKLGLNDKVILLGEIRHDYIPLFLKAIDLFVMPSLFEGLSNALIEAMSMGVPVLTSDIDSQKDVVISDDGTLNGILLPAEDADMWGIQIKSILTDNDKLSYLSHRSLVRASDFTVEKMSSEFLKVINN
- a CDS encoding WecB/TagA/CpsF family glycosyltransferase; this translates as MVSNPWATIIGKVKNFEIVKGITSFVNPYSMLVLKNNPTIATNIDHWHVDGISLVKTVNKHESKKINRFSFDDTSLAPIVFNFIKERKLTLAIVGSTQVNIIAAVAIIEKKYSIKVNYFSSGYFDDLTQRQEVLNHIHKNNFDFVICGMGTPHQEKFLIDLKMMGWSGYGFTCGGYLHQIAKKENYYPKLFDSLNIRWVFRIIDEPKLIKRYFYLYPKFFIEYRLRHLL
- a CDS encoding tyrosine-protein phosphatase; this translates as MLTKGFWQRFIPTRDAHAPTADACYWRVDMHSHMLPGIDDGVADLDETLTCLKQLADWGIQKVITTPHISRDWYPNSTADIRQGLVAVQELIAEHQLPLTIDVAAEYLLDDFFLSFLEQDDLLSFGEKRYLLVETGWASAPLRLPDILFRIQTHGYIPVLAHPERYKYYHADRNALAKIRETGCLFQLNWMSLCGRYGSQVEKQARFLLQQHWVDFIGSDMHRPNDLPAMEQLFKPSTMKLLEDQTLLNSTL
- a CDS encoding T9SS type A sorting domain-containing protein; translation: MRLQPVVLVRCLLGLLSLMTADALAQQVCADRLTFTPVNVPNQINWSSFPDFTLPFPVIYGGPRFADSQASPLRHGFSHLVTARDNEVGSLVTARQRANVYYGFATDINQPWETLFSPWNNDLNAYRAKWDRYLSSLASGQKNAAGQYIIPFSRFALDIERILPSDTRILALKQNAAIPDTYRQLSDAAFVTAYKTAMRNLYAEGITYVRQHTDLTNTSVTSYADTPILNTYLNVIGNTWTDWTTNLSRVNYLVKESENSGVGGPYYNQLDALSPSAYYYYDYPNPLARDYLPYLLFQVEVNRAWSNKPVVPWVWMRYHDSSSSYPNFIQPFMAEATAIFPFFSGASGLWLWENPSFEQTRTDTYAAYEHFTHGLYRLSRFADMFQGAYELVIETPARDLMDKQLPVWRGVVKDNKILIAAHNSYATSDDQKTSLVVRYKSWQRTIELTGREVYLCQFDMSAVTANEPIFASVSVSPNPASTELTVTFPQLPNTPTELELLTIQGQTVAKKTVATSREVIATAHLPAGLYVLNIKNERGSYTQRVLLTR
- a CDS encoding thioredoxin domain-containing protein codes for the protein MPNQLINETSPYLLQHAHNPVNWYPWNEEALRRAIDEDKPILVSIGYSACHWCHVMERESFEKEEVARVMNDNFICIKVDREERPDVDAIYMDAVQAMGVQGGWPLNVFLMPDAKPFYGLTYLPQRNWINLLVSIRDAYAEHRGDLEQSAEGFARELNLTDVDRYGLTQGDPLFSPETLDVFYRKVAVKADDEKGGMRRAPKFPMPSVWRFLLRYYDTTVATGAGNDAALHQVRITLDRMALGGIYDQLGGGFARYSTDADWLAPHFEKMLYDNGQLLTLYAEAYSLTKSPLYRHVVYQTIGFAQRELLSPEGGFYSALDADSEGVEGKFYTFTTPELRSILGDDYGWFAELYNLTEEGNWDLGHGQPSTNILHRTESDESFIERMGWTMADLNVRLDATHTRLLRVRDQRIRPGLDDKILCSWNGLMLKGLATAYRVFGELEFLTLALRLAYFLLKNMRDSRNGRLWHTYKNGRARQAGFLEDYAAVIDGLVALYQATFTENWLSEADQLTKYVLTNFTDPDPASDDLLFFTDKNGEELIARRKELIDNVIPSSNSIMAENLYTLSLLLDRPEYAERADRMVGRVQSLIQQNADYLTNWAALFALRVRPTAEIAIVGPEAELVRQELDAEFYPNKVLCGTTGKGDLPLLQHRGPIDGKTALYVCYNRACQLPVTSVAEVWKLLR